A section of the Candidatus Methylomirabilota bacterium genome encodes:
- a CDS encoding Ku protein, with amino-acid sequence MAAVRKGIITFGLVSIPVDLHVAARSTTLDLDLLHAKDESPIEYRLYCSREDRPVGRKEVVKGYKVDGGYVIVGKEDFEKAERATTRAIAVVQFVDQAAVDPIYLERSYFVGPQKDMERPYEVLLRALQKTAKAAVVTFVMANRQQYALLRPSGDVLVLHTLYYADEVRTFEADWSRGKPQAQEVKFAEQYIDALAQEFEPRKLHDEYRETLLAIIKAKAAGEAIEVPEVARPAAKTVNLMEALRESLEGVRKPLGKAAGRARGAELERRPTRRRRQRARPKAA; translated from the coding sequence ATGGCCGCCGTTCGGAAAGGCATCATCACCTTCGGGCTCGTTTCCATCCCGGTCGACCTCCACGTCGCCGCCCGGTCCACGACCCTCGATCTCGATCTGCTTCACGCCAAGGACGAGAGTCCCATCGAGTATCGGCTCTACTGCTCCCGGGAAGACCGCCCGGTCGGCCGAAAGGAGGTTGTGAAGGGCTACAAGGTCGATGGCGGCTACGTCATCGTCGGAAAGGAGGACTTCGAGAAGGCCGAGCGCGCGACCACCCGGGCCATCGCGGTGGTCCAGTTCGTCGACCAGGCTGCCGTGGATCCGATCTACCTCGAACGCTCCTATTTCGTGGGACCCCAGAAGGACATGGAGAGGCCCTACGAGGTGCTTCTCAGGGCGCTCCAGAAGACCGCCAAGGCCGCGGTGGTGACCTTCGTGATGGCGAACCGCCAGCAGTACGCTCTCCTGCGGCCGTCAGGCGACGTGCTGGTCCTCCACACGCTCTACTACGCTGACGAGGTTCGCACATTCGAGGCCGACTGGTCACGCGGCAAGCCCCAGGCCCAGGAAGTGAAGTTCGCCGAGCAGTACATCGACGCCTTGGCCCAGGAGTTCGAGCCCCGAAAGCTTCACGATGAGTATCGGGAGACGCTGCTGGCGATCATCAAGGCCAAAGCCGCCGGGGAGGCGATCGAGGTGCCCGAGGTCGCGAGGCCCGCCGCCAAGACGGTCAACCTGATGGAGGCGCTCCGGGAATCGCTGGAGGGGGTGCGGAAGCCGCTGGGGAAGGCGGCCGGGCGAGCCCGCGGGGCCGAGCTCGAGAGACGTCCGACGCGGCGTCGGCGCCAGCGAGCGCGACCGAAGGCGGCCTGA